Genomic DNA from Coffea arabica cultivar ET-39 chromosome 7e, Coffea Arabica ET-39 HiFi, whole genome shotgun sequence:
CATTTTGTTTTTGCTCTTTATTAGTCCTGTTTtagatttctttctttcctttaatTGTTCGACATTTTTCTTTTGGTAATTAGTGTGATCAAGAGATTAGTGCACTCCTGAAAGAGATGGTTTGAAGCACTTTTTTTCCCATTGCCTTATAGGCTAGTCAGATGGtattcaaaatttcaactcattCAAATGCTAATGTTCGCAATGATCTGATTTACACAGGGAGGGAAACCACCCCTGGTCGAGTTAACAGGTGCTTCAGCTAGTATCAGTGCATGTTCATCTATCCAAATAAGCCCAGCATCCTCTTCCTTTCCTAGTCCTGCACCTTCTTACCATGCCAGTCCTGGGTCATCCTCGTTTCCCAGCCCCTCTCGTGGCGATACAAACCCCCCATCTTACATTCTTCCTTTCCTCCACAATTTAGCTTCCATTCCCAACTCCCTACCTCCTCTACGTATATCCAACAGTGCCCCTGTAACCCCTCCTCTTTCTTCCCCAACTAGAGGTTCAAAGCGTAAACCTGATTGGGAGCCTCTTTCTCATATCAAATTACCGCCTTCATTGCCGCACTCTCTTTTTGCTGCTTCAGCACCATCGAGTCCTACACGACGTCAGCATTTCACGCCTGCCACAATTCCAGAATGCGATGAGTCTGATATATCCCCAGTCGAGTCTGCTCGCTGGGTGAGTTTCCAGACAGCCCCAGCTGCTCCATCTTCACCCACATTCAACCTTGTGAAACCTGCCACTCTGCAAAATCATCAGGATGTAGTCGATGGTCGTGGACAGTTTCCCTGGGGTGCAGGGGCACAAAGGGGATGTGGCTCTGAATTTGCATTTGAGAGTTGCACAGTGAAGGCATGGGAAGGTGAAAGAGCACATGAAATTGGGGTGGATGACTTAGAGCTCACCCTGGGGAGTGGAAAGGCCCATGGTTAAGCCTCCTGTCTAGATAGT
This window encodes:
- the LOC113698421 gene encoding protein BZR1 homolog 1; the encoded protein is MTAAGGGSSSGRLPTWKERENNKRRERRRRAIAAKIFSGLRAQGNYKLPKHCDNNEVLKALCSEAGWIVEDDGTTYRKGGKPPLVELTGASASISACSSIQISPASSSFPSPAPSYHASPGSSSFPSPSRGDTNPPSYILPFLHNLASIPNSLPPLRISNSAPVTPPLSSPTRGSKRKPDWEPLSHIKLPPSLPHSLFAASAPSSPTRRQHFTPATIPECDESDISPVESARWVSFQTAPAAPSSPTFNLVKPATLQNHQDVVDGRGQFPWGAGAQRGCGSEFAFESCTVKAWEGERAHEIGVDDLELTLGSGKAHG